The Candidatus Manganitrophus noduliformans genome includes a window with the following:
- a CDS encoding sigma-54-dependent transcriptional regulator produces MNKSILIIEEDPAFCRIYRSILGRAGYDLLIASGRKSGLDLLTRKNPQGVFTEIKLSGGSEEGLYFIEEARRERPNLTIYVISRISGHDARAKALDQGAAEYIVKTSPDQIESRIREIVQKIDCEIRLKETVERDGGLEIGSGRRIIGKSPDMWRVYKLIQKVAENRSSALILGESGAGKELIARAIHTWKGEQTPFVSINCGFITKTLLESELFGVCENYPGLHNKKRLIGKLEVAGDGTLLLDEIGNMDVDLQVSLLRVLQEREFCPLGREKPLPLRAQVVASTNVDLKSAIDAGRFRNDLYYRLNVVSIVLPPLHQRKEDIPLLVQYYLDRHEKQFGRRVILPQAMDKLIEYHWPGNIRELFHALEQVLTTNSSPDLAPGYFDFLGSKSSTGQAETAPVDPSLNTGACRGENTFKQIKKNNLGTYKERLAEFQKLTLLTALEENRWNQTLAAKQLDLSRAYFSNLINKLGIKAESDSVRKNQQTVRKIEQAVRKI; encoded by the coding sequence ATGAATAAGTCGATTCTGATCATCGAGGAGGATCCCGCTTTTTGCAGGATTTATCGCAGTATATTAGGACGCGCCGGTTATGACCTCCTGATCGCCTCGGGGCGGAAAAGCGGCCTGGATCTCCTGACGAGAAAGAATCCCCAGGGGGTCTTCACCGAGATCAAACTTAGCGGCGGTTCCGAGGAAGGGCTTTATTTCATCGAAGAGGCCCGCCGGGAGCGGCCGAATCTGACCATTTATGTCATCAGCCGCATCAGCGGCCATGACGCAAGAGCGAAAGCCTTGGATCAAGGCGCCGCCGAATACATCGTCAAGACCTCTCCTGATCAGATCGAATCCCGCATTCGGGAAATCGTACAGAAGATCGATTGTGAGATCCGTCTGAAGGAAACCGTGGAGAGGGACGGCGGTTTGGAGATCGGATCGGGCCGAAGGATCATCGGCAAGTCGCCGGACATGTGGCGCGTCTATAAACTGATTCAAAAGGTCGCCGAAAATCGCTCCTCGGCGCTCATTCTTGGGGAGAGCGGCGCCGGGAAAGAGCTCATCGCCCGGGCCATTCACACCTGGAAAGGGGAACAGACCCCTTTTGTGTCGATCAATTGCGGATTTATTACGAAGACGCTCCTGGAGAGCGAATTGTTCGGCGTTTGCGAGAACTATCCCGGCCTGCACAACAAAAAGAGGCTGATCGGCAAACTGGAAGTGGCGGGAGACGGCACGCTTCTGTTGGATGAGATCGGCAATATGGACGTCGATCTGCAAGTCTCTTTATTACGGGTCCTTCAGGAAAGGGAGTTCTGTCCGCTGGGCCGTGAGAAGCCGCTTCCCCTTCGAGCGCAGGTCGTCGCCTCTACAAACGTAGATCTGAAATCTGCAATCGATGCCGGTCGATTTCGAAATGATCTCTATTATCGACTGAACGTGGTCAGCATCGTTCTTCCTCCGCTCCATCAGCGGAAAGAGGATATCCCACTGCTCGTTCAATACTATTTGGACCGGCATGAAAAACAATTTGGCCGAAGAGTGATTCTCCCGCAGGCGATGGATAAACTGATCGAATATCACTGGCCGGGGAATATCCGGGAGCTCTTCCATGCTCTTGAACAAGTTCTGACCACCAATTCATCACCCGATTTAGCGCCGGGGTATTTCGATTTCTTGGGTTCAAAGTCTTCTACAGGCCAGGCCGAGACGGCCCCAGTCGATCCTTCATTGAACACCGGCGCCTGTCGAGGAGAGAACACCTTCAAGCAAATCAAGAAAAATAATCTTGGTACTTACAAAGAGCGCCTGGCTGAATTCCAGAAATTAACTCTGCTGACTGCCCTGGAAGAAAACAGATGGAATCAGACCCTTGCCGCAAAGCAGTTGGATCTGAGTCGCGCATATTTTTCCAACCTGATAAATAAGCTCGGAATAAAAGCTGAATCCGACAGTGTTCGAAAAAACCAACAAACTGTTCGAAAAATCGAACAAGCTGTTCGAAAAATCTAA
- a CDS encoding ArsR/SmtB family transcription factor, whose translation MTRQRNHDLEDQVYRLHADICQTLANSKRLKIINILREKEVSAAEILSILQVPKANLSQHMTVLRQKGIVVARREGNTVCYRLARPKILKAFDLMREVLFEVLEEQQRLLKEYGKKKK comes from the coding sequence ATGACCCGACAACGCAATCATGACCTGGAAGATCAGGTCTATCGACTCCACGCGGATATCTGCCAGACCTTGGCCAACTCCAAGCGCCTGAAGATCATCAATATTCTGCGGGAGAAGGAAGTCTCCGCCGCAGAGATCCTTTCGATCCTTCAGGTCCCCAAGGCCAACCTTTCCCAGCACATGACAGTCTTGCGGCAGAAGGGGATCGTGGTCGCCAGGCGAGAAGGGAACACTGTCTGCTACCGGCTGGCCCGGCCGAAGATCCTCAAGGCCTTCGATCTGATGCGGGAGGTTCTCTTCGAGGTCCTGGAGGAGCAGCAGAGACTTCTGAAAGAATACGGCAAGAAAAAGAAATGA
- a CDS encoding TraU family protein — protein MTPPPSRADLQSDHRCGLDGDLPDQDRRGHGGGLRTGRHGNGEQVSRLFLRRPAPPLNVVPGIPVSFWVPVCLIEVVRSLLLPVPGGVDLSPTIQGFGSNTTTESHGIHHAFYPVHFYAYLIFASQFC, from the coding sequence ATGACGCCTCCGCCGTCCCGGGCGGATCTTCAATCCGATCACCGATGTGGACTGGACGGGGATCTTCCCGATCAAGATCGGCGGGGTCACGGCGGCGGGCTTCGGACAGGAAGACACGGAAACGGTGAACAAGTCTCCCGTCTGTTTTTGCGCCGACCGGCCCCTCCGTTGAACGTGGTCCCCGGCATCCCGGTCTCGTTCTGGGTGCCGGTCTGCCTGATCGAGGTTGTGCGATCCCTACTGCTTCCCGTACCTGGGGGGGTCGATCTTTCGCCCACGATCCAGGGATTCGGGTCCAACACGACGACGGAGAGCCACGGCATCCATCATGCCTTCTACCCGGTCCACTTCTATGCCTACCTGATCTTTGCGTCGCAGTTCTGCTAA
- a CDS encoding helix-turn-helix domain-containing protein: protein MSDPSIVQEDLERLRLKVMDLDPDELYVERQAAQFLKVSEKTLQYWRFTGNGPKFVRISKRCVRYRRRDLIAWIEQHLKASTSEM from the coding sequence GTGTCTGACCCGTCGATTGTGCAAGAAGATTTGGAGCGTCTGAGATTGAAGGTCATGGATTTGGATCCTGATGAGCTATACGTGGAGAGACAGGCAGCGCAGTTTCTCAAAGTGTCGGAAAAGACCCTTCAGTACTGGCGCTTTACAGGAAACGGTCCGAAGTTCGTCCGGATCTCGAAGAGATGTGTCCGGTACAGGAGGCGCGATCTCATCGCGTGGATCGAGCAACATCTCAAAGCCTCCACCTCGGAGATGTGA